A stretch of DNA from Glycine max cultivar Williams 82 chromosome 18, Glycine_max_v4.0, whole genome shotgun sequence:
agtttttttttatcttaaattagctttagttagaaatgataaatttaacttAACTTGATAATTTCATATGTgttatcagttttttttatcttaagttagttttagttagaatttataattttaattttatgaatatgtgttattagtttttttttatgttaagttagttttagttagaaatgataaatttaatttaatttgataatttaatatgtgttattaggttttttttttatcttaagttagttttagttagaattgataattataattttatgaatatgtgttattagtttttttatcttaagttagttttagttagaattgataattataatatttgttatttatttgaaatttggagactatgtgtaatttttattattaattttactgtattatattttattgtgtaGGATCAATGGCATCTTCGTCATCATGCGCATCAAGTATACAAACGAGGTCTGGTCCAATTGAGGGTGACGTTTTGTGGATGCAACCcaagcatgtttcagaacatgtttggaatggagaAGCAGACAGAAAACTACACATCAGACGAGCAGTGCCGACGTATCAAGGTGAAGAACAAATACCAGAGGAAATTGTTCCTCTGCTTCGGCAATGTGGGTTTTATTGGATAATTAAGATGGGATACCTAAAGATAAATGCAGCCTTAATTAGTGCGTtcattgaaagatggaggcctgAAACCCACACGTTTCACCTGAGATGCGGAGAGGCTACCATTACTCTCCAAGATGTGTCAGTCTTATTAGGTCTTCGTACTGACGGGACACCactaattggttcaacaaatcttgattggaCCGACTTATGTGAAGAATTATTAGGAGTCCGACCACAGGAAGGCGAACTTGAAGGCAGTGTCGTCAAATTAAAttggctggctcaccatttttctcACATAAATATTGATGAGGGTAACGTTgaacaattacaaaggtttacccgtgcGTGGATCCTTCGATTCATAGGAGGTGTCCTCTTTGTTAACAAAAGTAGTAGCAAAGTTTCCTTAAGGTACCtacaatttttacgtgacttcgaacagtgcagcacgtatgcgtggggacctgccgtgcttgcgtatttatatagagagatgtgcagcgccaccgattacaaagttaaatcaatcggaggtatgtgcatcttaatccaaatgtgggcatgggaacgatgtaCAACTTTAGCTCCAAAGAGGACGCCTCCCAtcatagaaaataaaccactcggacacaggtttgtcatttaaaaaattagatttgaattaaaaatatttaatgatggaacgtgttgacaatgatgatttcatttttattgtaggtggctgcgacgtggaaatcagcatattggcaatgatgatcttagagttttccgtcgcaaattggatctgatgaaacgacatgaggtaagaacATCGTAATGTAAtggttaaatgaaattttaatatgtagCCACTTGACTGAAAAATGACAAGTgtgttgttatatgcagtttgtctGGGAGCCATACACAGCAACTGTGATGGCAGCGTTGCCTCCAATTTGTGTGGTTGGAAGTGTAGCCTGGTTTGCGGTGGTGCCACTGATTTGTTTCCATAttgttgagtggcaccaacccgatAGAGTTTTACGACAATTTGGATTGCAACAACCCATTCCCGGGTGTCCTTCGCAACCGCAGAATCTCCATGGCATAACGCTCAAAGGAAAACAAGATGAGAATTGGTTCCACCTGTTGGCCCCAATCATTGATCAGTGGAACAATCAAGCAGAGTTTAGGGTCGACGTTTATCCTCGACAGGAGGGCCTACTGGGTTATAACTCAGACTACATGGTGTGGTATAGGCGtaaaacaaagatgtttgtcgACCCAAACAATGCAAACACATCTGCATTGGTATTTATCTGTTTTTCAatgtttaacttttaattaatttcttaagcaTGACCAATAATTTGTTGAGTCTACTAATTGCAGGGTGAAGTTGTGGAGACTTTACAAtatatggtgtcaccacaagggAGGAACACGTGGACggttgatgatctcgtgccttacGTCGATAAGTTAGCGATTATATctgaagagcaagagagaatcactgagccagtgtcacatggtccagcatcagAGCGTGAATTCCCAGCCCCAAAGTTTCACATtcttcagtcaagtgttgaaactcgggGCATAGGCAGACGAATGGAGCCTGTTGAAGCCGAAcaatattcccaacaaatgaTGGAGCGTggtcatggaatgtattacacgccagcAACATTTTCCGAATATCCttcacagatgtatcagtatccttttgCAGGTCATCATACTGATACTTCTGAGACCTCACATTCGTTCGGTGGTGTTGTGGAAACAcaacctcatttttcatggcccacTATGACTCCTTCACAGCAGCACGATGCCCCCATGGCAACACCTAACGCCCCATTTGCTTCGCAATGGAATGTACCCggagcaatacctgatatgggcaacttattaggtgttgatttgcgtcagGAGTTTTCTGCAGAGGCTGAGCAAGTAGAAGCGGGGAGACAACGCGGcggcagaagaaatcctgatcgtcaagcgcgaagatgggatcgaccatgtggcacatcctcacgacatcacggacaccataatgactgattttgatgtatctttgtaattttgttgttgtttgtaagaCATTTGATTTTGACAATTAATCTATCGCATTTGATTTATTATGCCTTACTAATATATAGAGTTTATGTGGCgcatcaaactataataataaactaagtttacaaataaaactaaagtacacaaatgaaataataaactaagtttacaaataataaactataataagtttacaaataaattttatgtggcgcatcaaactataataataaactaagtttacaaataataaaactaaatttacGTTATGGTTAGGTTTTATGGATTATGGTTAGTTTTTAGGGTTATGGTTGATGGATTAGGGTTAGGGTGTAGGGTTTATGGGTAGGTTTAAGAGATTAGGGTTAGGTGTTATGGTTTAGGGTTGATGGATATGTTTTAATGTTGGGGTTTATGGATTATGGTAAAGGTTTAGGTTTATGGATTAGGTTTTCGAGTTAGGgcaaggggttagggttaggttttatgCATTAGGGTTAGGTTTTGGGGCCAAGGTTATAGGATTAGTGTTTAGGGGATAGGGTTGGGTTGCTTGGGTTTGgggtagggttagggttagagtTAGGGGTTTAAGGGTTAAGGGTTggattaggggttagggttagaggTCAGGGGTTATGGTTAGAGTTAGGAGTTTAAGGGTTAAGGGTTGGATTAGGGGTTATGGTTAGAGGTTAGGGGTTTAAGGGATAGGGTTGGGTGGCTTGGGTTTGGGTTATGGTTAGGGTTAGAGGTTAGGGGTTTAAGGGATTAAGGGTtggattagggtttaggggtttaAGGGTTAATGGTtggattagggtttaggggtttaAGGGTTaataggggttagggttaggggttAGTGGGTTAAGggattaggggttagggttagagtTAGGGGTTTAAGGGATTAGGGGTTggattaggggttagggttagaggTTAGGGGGTTAAGggattaggggttagggttagaggTTATGGTGTTGAtgctttaatgaatttttttttcgaaaAGTTTTTAACTCTCAAATAAGCTAAATGTCGTTGTAATTAGCAACACAAACACCTTCCTTAATTCTCTCACTAGCTAAAAAGACTtatttgaagaagaaagaaagacatGGCAGAGTCATCCCTAACCAACCAGCAGAAGAAGTTTTGGTGGGACCACCACCACTGCTATGCCACAGAGCTAAGACCACCATTCCATTATGGTGCACACTAGGCTCCTACACACGTTAGGCTCACCCTATGGTACTGCTATCTATGCTGCTGCTGAAGCAGTACGAAAATTATCAAGGTGTGTATATGCTATTCCCTCACATGTCAGTTTTAATAGTTTTAACTTCATTTGTGACAATCAGTACTGATATGTGTGTGATAGAAAGAACCTTTCATATATGCAAAACAACCAGGGCAAAAACGCAGATAGCAGCTGGATTTTcttgttgttttgatttttaatagaGCGGAATATGCTAGGGCTGAACACAAAAGGCTGTGAAGTTAACATAATTTGTTAATCAAAGCAAGGGAAACGGTTGAATTTTATCAATAACCCCATTGGAGTTTGAGTTTATTCCCTTGCTTTTGAGTTGGCACTGGCACAAGTCCACTTGCTATTGTACTTTTCATTGCATGAGAAAAAATATGaatccaagaaagaaagaaagaaaaattaaagcagGAAGAACACGGAGGTCGCCACTATCATCCACGTCTGTGGCAATTGGTGAAGTAGTCTGAGTGAGTATTTTACACTTGGGAAACAAAATAATCCACAAATAATAATACTTCCTATTTCCTCTGGCTTTATTTTGTGCCCAAGACTTGCACGTACATATTTAGTAGAGGTCTAATTTGGTATTAGTGCTAAATATAGAGCTCTCCCACGTGATACTACCATTTTGCATCTACAAATTAATGCTTgcgattttatttttctctaaggtaaattttgtgaagaaaaaagTTCATTACCTGAAATGAATTAGACCTTGTACAACAAACACCAGGAGGCAGCATCTCTTGTCAGAACCCAAAGCAAACATACTTTTCTACTGCTCTATATACATTTATGTCAAATTTAAATATGGAAGAATGtttaaattgtatttatttcttattgtaCAATTTAAGTATATTagttcaaatatttataatttatattttaataaaaaatttaaacatgaccAATCCTGCACTAGAGAGAAATCATTCATATAAGGGATTAGGGGTTACGGGTTAGAGGTTAGGGTTAGAGTTAGTGGTTTAAGGGATTAGGGGTTggattaggggttagggttagaggTTAGGGGGTTAAGggattaggggttagggttaggggttATGGTGTTGAtgctttaatgaatttttttttcgaaaAGTTTTTAACTCTCAAATAAGCTAAATGTCGTTGTAATTAGCAACACAAACACCTTCCTTAATTCTCTCACTAGCTAAAAAGACTtatttgaagaagaaagaaagacatGGCAGAGTCATCCCTAACCAACCAGCAGAAGAAGTTTTGGTGGGACCACCACCACTGCTATGCCACAGAGCTAAGACCACCATTCCATTATGGTGCACACTAGGCTCCTACACACGTTAGGCTCACCCTATGGTACTGCTATCTATGCTGCTGCTGAAGCAGTACGAAAATTATCAAGGTGTGTATATGCTATTCCCTCACATGTCAGTTTTAATAGTTTTAACTTCATTTGTGACAATCAGTACTGATATGTGTGTGATAGAAAGAACCTTTCATATATGCAAAACAACCAGGGCAAAAACGCAGATAGCAGCTGGATTTTcttgttgttttgatttttaatagaGCGGAATATGCTAGGGCTGAACACAAAAGGCTGTGAAGTTAACATAATTTGTTAATCAAAGCAAGGGAAACGGTTGAATTTTATCAATAACCCCATTGGAGTTTGAGTTTATTCCCTTGCTTTTGAGTTGGCACTGGCACAAGTCCACTTGCTATTGTACTTTTCATTGCATGAGAAAAAATATGaatccaagaaagaaagaaagaaaaattaaagcagGAAGAACACGGAGGTCGCCACTATCATCCACGTCTGTGGCAATTGGTGAAGTAGTCTGAGTGAGTATTTTACACTTGGGAAACAAAATAATCCACAAATAATAATACTTCCTATTTCCTCTGGCTTTATTTTGTGCCCAAGACTTGCACGTACATATTTAGTAGAGGTCTAATTTGGTATTAGTGCTAAATATAGAGCTCTCCCACGTGATACTACCATTTTGCATCTACAAATTAATGCTTgcgattttatttttctctaaggtaaattttgtgaagaaaaaagTTCATTACCTGAAATGAATTAGACCTTGTACAACAAACACCAGGAGGCAGCATCTCTTGTCAGAACCCAAAGCAAACATACTTTTCTACTGCTCTATATACATTTATGTCAAATTTAAATATGGAAGAATGtttaaattgtatttatttcttattgtaCAATTTAAGTATATTagttcaaatatttataatttatattttaataaaaaatttaaacatgaccAATCCTGCACTAGAGAGAAATCATTCATATAAGGGATTAGGGGTTACGGGTTAGAGGTTAGGGTTAGAGTTAGTGGTTTAAGGGATTAGGGGTTggattaggggttagggttagaggTTAGGGGGTTAAGggattaggggttagggttaggggttagggttagagtTAGGGGTTTAAGGGTTAAGGGTTGGATTAGGGGtttaagggttagggtttatggaTGTGTTTTTAAGTAACGAATTCATTGAAACCCACAAATAGGTAATGTacacaaaccaaaataagtaatgttTTTAAGTAACAAATTTATTCAACCCCACAAATCCAATACATTGAAGAGAACTTAAACAAATACAACTCACTcgactaacatacataaatcaatgatttgaacaactcccatgctcagattgcattggacagcgacgcctgttatgcccttcggctccacatctactgcatttttgtcggtggtcagatggttcgacccaatccatctcattccttatccttgttgattttggccgacctttcgcacgaattaAAGTTGGGTCAGGGATTAGTGTCCATGCGTCATTAGAGGGAGGAATAGctgcttcattcccaagaggccaccattgtggggagtaagcttttaagatgtgctcatttgtataaacaacatctatatattggtagtagttcaggctcacgtaaccacaagctgcaataatatgtgaacatggatagtgaagcgcagaataccttccgcattgacaataatgatcattcaagttaactgcgcatttttgtccgccacgttgcgtaataggattgaaggtctcctctacttcaaaccttgtggagtggatGTCATACACACGAACGATGTGCGAACacgcttgttcttgattttttctaagttctttaacaagctttgaacaataAACTTGCCCTTCATTTAACTGTCTCTGCGCTTGGCGGCCacgctcaacaaagtactttcgacacctactgtacgttgatttgaccaatgctgttatgggaatgttgcgacaatccttcaaaaccttgttgatacattctgagaggttggttgtcatgtggccatatcgacgtccttctctatcataagccatcgtccatttttcctttgaaatgcgatcaatccatgttgctacggctggactcagttcacgaaatttttctaaattttgatcaaatatgtgcttgcaaggagtgtaggctgcataaaattagttatgaataacGTGGACAAGTATATATGAAAGGTAAATAAACGGgaccatcaaatatgaaatcttacccaatttcttcaacatttctttttgttttgcattattgaattttcgattgaagttgcttgctatgtgtcgcacgcagtagacatgataaccgtggggaggttgccaaccaagtgcttcgttagcgacagcggactttatactcgcgtgtcgatcagatatcagacaaataccatttttatctgtgacgtgttcacgcaagtgtgccaaaaaccatgaccacgctgtcaacgtctcaccttcaaccaccgcgaatgctagaggaaggacaccaccatttccatcttgtgatgtggccattaagagggtcccacggtatttgccatacaaatgtgtgccgtcaacttgtatgattggcttacagtacttgaaagcctctttacattggccaaaagtccaaaaaactctatgaaactgacggtttcgcgactaaccgtattcctaacgataaaatcgtcatgtagtacttgaaaatatgatccaggagaatgattttgcatgtgtgttagccacgacgaaagtttcgcatatgactcatcccaatcgccatattcaattgcaatggctTTCTGTTTTGCCTACCAcgcttttttgtacgacaccttgtacgcaaattcactattaatcctctcttgaatcaaagaaatttttattgatggatcttctctgaccATGCCTgtcaataacataacaaaatttaaatgacaattaacaaaaaaattaacataatatgaacataaaatacgtacctactacacaagtggcaattaaatctgaatcaagtttTTCGTGATCTTGTCATGGTCATAttgagacatgtgtgtggtccaccccattgtgtgactttccacgtatctgtttttttggataaaattgccctcatatagaaagggcaaggagactctgcatttttattcaagcaacaaaccacatacttgttcgatttgctttcaacaactttgaaactttgatgcaccttcatcacatattgtttgagtgcatttttgaccgcatctttactatcaaattccatgccaacatataattcttggccaacattaaaggtcgatggcatctccaaaccgcaaatgtcctcctcatcaggataactccagttgatattgttataatgtaaagcatcattccaaaatggattttcaattcGTTGTGCACCTAacagttcaaaaaaaaattcaaataatgctTATTTAGCATTAAATTCAATTgacatcaaataataaatgtattgtctaattttttaattgagcaaattataccttctgctgggtgaacaattcttactggttgaggaatgtcggtgacttcatcgtctgtatcagagATACCGTCAACGCTGTCATCTTTgtctaaagactcttcaacgtatgagttagacacaagataatcatcatcatcatcatcatgatcttcgtcaagatttaaattgctcatatttgttggcGGTTGTGTGTCATcgttagatacataatttccacatgatgtaagggaatttgcagaatgaaacattgaaccaccagccacatccttttctatgtacaattctagaactgacatttcttgttgttgtttaaaactttccagcatcgtctcaacgtcttcgtcatcagaaatttgcaaggcaatatattttcctgacactaaaaatctacagctgatagcagaaataatttcattattttttaactttaccttatctccaatttttttcttcaaagcattgaaactaattccacgtttaatctgaatcgcttttttactgccttcaaatattacaccatcattatcttcatatacccttccattgaaatacaacactgttataatcgaattcatcgtgtacctacaaaaacaatattttaacacgtcaaataaattataaaatgagacACACttaaatcaaatgaataattttaaactaataaaatctAATCACAAAAGGTCCCTTTATTGGAATTTCACATTAaatttgtcttttaaaataatttaattaacttgaaataaatttcatgggacacacttaaaaaaaataaataatttcaaactaaTAAAATCTAATCACAAAAGGTCCCTTTATTGGAATTTCACATTCaatttgtcttttaaaataatttaattaacttgaaataaatttcatgggacacacttaaaaaaaatgaataatttcaaaCTAATAAAATCTAATCACAAAAGCTCCTTTTATTGGAATTTCACATTCaatttgtcttttaaaataatttaattaacttgaaataaatttcatgggacacacttaaaaaaatgaataatttcaaaCTAATAAAATCTAATCACAAAAGGTCCCTTTATTGGAATTTCACATTCaatttgtcttttaaaataatttaattaacttgaaataaatttcatgggacacacttaaaaaaaatgaataatttcaaactaataaattttaaagacaaaataaaaaaattcatgaacgaaattaataatataaataattaatcttaacaataataacttcaaaatgaaatacggtaattacaaaattactacaaatatattcaaataaatatgatacgaGAAACAACAAAGCAtcgtcaaataaatttttatggtGTATTTCGTTAAATGATTTGacggaaaaaaatataacaaaaatttaaacgtATTGTTATGGTGTCTGTAATTTGTAAGTGTCTAAATATCAATAGCATCAATCATTTGTACAATATCTCAATTAGGCGGACATATAAATAGTTAATCttcacaataataaaaataggtaattacaaaattattactacaaatatattaaaataaataacacttTCAACTTCAACgcatataaatttttaacacaccaacaaatgaacctaatctaatttaatttaaaaaatattataacttcatcttaaaaaaacaccaacataaACACACTTCAAAGAACactcataaatttttaagacactaataaaacataaacaccaacttaatataattataaaataactataaacttcatattcaatacaattttttttacaccaacaccaacttaatataatttaaaaataactatacACATTTGAACTTTTATACCTTAAAGCTGTACCTTGAACCTGCCTTCAACAATGTTTTTAGGATTCAACACAAAATAGgataataaaacaatttgaaactcactattttttagaaaaggcacataaaatatcaacTCTCAGATGATTTCAAGAAACGCACAAGAAACGCACATCAAATGGGCGGAGCTTTGGTTTATAAAGGAGCTGAAATCGCCATTGGGAATGGCTACTTCATGCTCAAATCGCCAGTGCTACTGGCTACTCCTACCTGCAGCACAAATCGCCAGTAGCACTGGCGCTTTCCACTGCCAAAAAGTTGTCCCTCCTCCTGCAAAGCTGCTGCACGTAGCCTGAGGACAACAGTCCCCTACCCTCaactcgccagtcaaactggcgagtcCAAGCTTCCTGCAACACGCCATTGAAGATGGCGACACCGGTGCCAGCTGTCGCGTCGACGACGAAATCGTCATTCCCTCCTGCGATTTGCATGGTCTCTACGTAAAAAAGAGCACCATGCAGGGATTACTTTAGAAACAGACCCATTTCGGGAAAATGTTTCTAAAAGTAACCCCATGCAGGAAATTTGCCGCATTCATACGGATTCTCAAtccatataattattttttattattttattgtttaataaagaattattatttgaattaattattttatttaaaaataattttttaattttgttgttattttataaataattattgttgtttattttaaaaatttatttaattaattatatttgtttttatttaagttgttttttaataattaactcatttaataaataatttatttacgaattttttatatttaaaaatcaatgtataaattttatttttatttaattgtttttaaaataaataatttaattaatttttatattttacatagttatttataaaaaaaattaaataaaaaaaatttcaatattttataacaatatattgtagaattaattttaacaagaaaagttaatattatatgacaaacgttttttttttcctgatatactcgtataaatattattacactaatagtattaaatatttatataaatagtgtttgaaagtataaaaataaagaattttttcatttatttataaatatttaaaagtattaaaatacttatttgtaaaataatgaagtagtcatttattagaaataaaaaagaaaattgtaattagattttaatcatatattttagtttactaGAATTAGTGATGTgaagtataaaaattttaaaaattaatttctatattgatttatgaatatgtaaaagtattaaaataattatttaaaaataataaaatatgtatttaagaattattaaatagtaatttataaaatattttaaattaaattgtagtttgattttcatgatatattttagtttgttacattaatcatttaatgttaatttaaatGTTGTTATTACCTTTGTTAAAATATACTACATTGTATAATACAATAGGGTTTTAGAAGATTTATTAGTGaatttgttagttagtttttgaTTAATAGAATGACAAAAAATTTGTACCAGATATATGAAAGTCAACTATTATTTGAACGCCATTAATTGTTATTACTGTTTAAATTTGTAGATTAGGGTTAGAACCAGAGAATTATGTCAGACTTTAGGTAGAGTTTTAGGAAGAACCTTAGGGAGACAGGTTAGTgatgaagtgaaaaaaaaacctCTCAGCATCGAAGGCTGACAACATTTGCACGTAGGCAACGGGCAACTGCAACTATTGCTGAGGATGTTGATCATATGGATCATGCAGCTGACAAGGTTCATGAGCAGCCTCAAGAGCCAGTTACGGATCATGTCGGTGCTGATACAAAGGATTTTCCAAGGGACCCCATGATACATCAGTGTTGATGTCATATGCTGATCATGTGGTAGTCAAAGTTTGGGTAGGAGATGTAATTATTtgttgaattatataatatttgaataactatttatcattttacttgaactaattaattttaatttttttcagaaaCATACTAAGTTGAAGTTGGCTTTTCATGGGAGGAAGGTAAAGAAATTTGAAAGGCCTACACTTGAGATTGAAGGCATAGTAGCTGCTACAGAATTAAGTTCTCTGATTACATGTTCGCTGGACACTGGTGACAGAGGACTTTTATATGCTTTTGCGGAGAAGTGGCACAAGAAAACTAGTAGTTTCCATTTACCGATATGAGAGGTAACTATAACCCTCGATGATGTGGCATCCTTGTCCATTATAGGTGTCTTCCATACCTTTGATGTTCCTGATGTAGAACAAGTCATGAAGTTGTTAGTTGAGTTGCTTGAAGTGAGTATAGAAGAAGCAAAAGATGAGACATTTCAATGCAGAGGGGCATATGTTCGCCTATCCTGGCTGCGAGACATTTATCGTATCAAATGTGTAAGTTTTATATGGATTGCAAATCCGTATGTTTATTAATATAGATCgaagttgcaaaaaaaaatatacctccGCCGTTACATAGCAACACCAATCACCATGACAACCACAAACTATCAATGAAGGAGGAGCTTGACCAAACCAGACACAATAACGAAGGAGGAGCTTGACCAAACCAGACACAATAACGAAGGAGGAGCTCGGTCATGACTCACAACAATGAATGGTGTATggagaataaaaagaaagaagttaaCATGGTTagttttagaaattataaaaacattaagtGTAGAATAATTTTGCACGGTTCAGGAAGAAAATCTCCAAAAGCAAATCACCAATGTGAGGAGGAGGGAGTAGTTGATTAGACTAACTAATCTATCTTCATAAAAAGCACCCTTTTTAGCCTGaatgaatttgtttaaatttaaaataagtatttttatataaacactttcttaaaaaaacatatcagatttgcttcttaaaataatcaatttttttaaaagtaaaaatagtttagacaaacttattaaaaaaataaaaatttaattattttattaaaataaacacttatttcaacaaataaatttaaacaaattcatcCAATAAGTTATACATATGATGGACATGTagtataaatgattattttgagaAGAGAAATATCAGTGaccacatttatttattttgtgaatttgcTAGTGTCATATTAATTTGTAACATACCTTTTTgaacattatttttttgttgaaat
This window harbors:
- the LOC106797077 gene encoding uncharacterized protein; the encoded protein is MQFVWEPYTATVMAALPPICVVGSVAWFAVVPLICFHIVEWHQPDRVLRQFGLQQPIPGCPSQPQNLHGITLKGKQDENWFHLLAPIIDQWNNQAEFRVDVYPRQEGLLGYNSDYMVWYRRKTKMFVDPNNANTSALGEVVETLQYMVSPQGRNTWTVDDLVPYVDKLAIISEEQERITEPVSHGPASEREFPAPKFHILQSSVETRGIGRRMEPVEAEQYSQQMMERGHGMYYTPATFSEYPSQMYQYPFAGHHTDTSETSHSFGGVVETQPHFSWPTMTPSQQHDAPMATPNAPFASQWNVPGAIPDMGNLLGVDLRQEFSAEAEQVEAGRQRGGRRNPDRQARRWDRPCGTSSRHHGHHND